One Eublepharis macularius isolate TG4126 chromosome 6, MPM_Emac_v1.0, whole genome shotgun sequence DNA segment encodes these proteins:
- the CFAP410 gene encoding cilia- and flagella-associated protein 410, whose protein sequence is MKLTRKAVLSRAKASELGGVRKLNCWGSHLTDISICRELPNIEVITFSVNNISDLEPVSQCQHLTELYLRKNRIASLTELFHLKKLPRLRILWLSENPCCGSDLHRYRMTVLRNLPSLQKLDNQLVTEEELSHALLEGEEITAPPAKLDMDNCCQNATTESSATDFTVESENEFMNFSLEETNKIRQQLGMKPVPRDKFSSFTPRKVDGNRKNQNNILNAILLLLEELDSEGLEVICQTAGSKLQALQKELHEER, encoded by the exons ggGTAGTCACCTCACAGAT ATTTCGATTTGCCGTGAACTTCCCAACATTGAGGTGATCACTTTTAG TGTGAATAACATCTCTGACCTGGAGCCAGTGAGCCAGTGCCAGCACTTAACTGAGCTGTATCTAAGGAAGAATCGGATTGCAAGCCTCACTGAgctgttccatctgaaaaaactTCCCCGTTTGAGAATCCTATGGCTTTCTGAAAATCCCTGCTGTGGCTCAGACCTTCATCGCTATCGCATGACAGTGCTGCGTAACCTCCCCAGTCTCCAGAAGCTTGACAACCAGT TGGTGACAGAGGAAGAACTGTCTCATGCCCTTCTGGAAGGGGAAGAGATAACGGCACCTCCAGCCAAATTGGACATGGATAACTGCTGCCAAAATGCCACCACCGAGTCCAGTGCGACAGACTTTACAGTGGAGAGTGAAAATGAATTCATGAACTTCAGCTTGGAGGAAACAAA TAAAATCCGTCAGCAACTTGGTATGAAGCCTGTTCCAAGAGATAAATTTTCCTCCTTCACACCAAGAAAAGTGGATGGGAACCGAAAGAATCAG AACAACATCCTGAATGCCATACTGCTGCTTTTAGAAGAGTTGGATTCCGAGGGACTAGAAGTCATCTGTCAGACAGCTGGGAGCAAACTCCAGGCTTTGCAGAAGGAGCTGCATGAGGAGCGATAG